In the Candidatus Schekmanbacteria bacterium genome, TTGTTTTGGCACAAAAGGGGTTGAATGCAAAATTTGATAAAGGATTGCTTGGGTCAATAAGTGATGCGGTCATAAGAAAATCCCAAAAGCCGATTTTTCTGACTCCTGCTGAATATAGGGAAATTAAACGAATCCTCCTTTGCTTTGATGGGAGCAATTACGCCAGTTTGGCAATGCAGACGGCAGCTGAGTTTGCCATTGCAATTGGAGCGGAAATGCACATTTTGACAGTAGGCAAAGACGAAGATGAGGGTAAAAAGAAGCTTGAAGAAGCAAAAAAGTATCTTGATTCTTATGAAATAAAAGCTATTTTTTCATTTATAGAAGGCAATGCCCATGAAGTAATAGTCGAATTTTCAGAAAAGGAAGAAATTGATTTGGTTTTTATGGGTGCATATGGACACAGCAGAATAATAGAAATGGTTTTAGGCAGTACTACGGAATATGTATTGCGGAATATTAAATGTCCGGTCATAATCAGAAGGTGAAGATGAGGGCAGAAAGGAGGAGATGGCAATATGCAATTTAATAAGTTTACAGTTAAAGCGCGAGAGGCAATTGAAAATTCAAGAATAATAGCGGAGAAGAATGACCATCAGCAGATAGATGTTGAACATCTGCTATTGGCTCTTTTGGAACAAAAAGAGGGTATAGTTACTCCAATATTGCAAAAACTTGGAGCTGACAAGAATCAAATTATAATGAATGTAGATGAGGAGATTAAGAAAATCCCTAAAGTTTATGGAGAGGGACGGCAGATTTATATTTCTCCAAGATTGGAAAGGGTGCTGAGCAATTCATTTGCAGAAGCAAGCAGGTTAAAGGATGAATATGTAAGCACAGAGCATATATTGATTGCCATTGCCGATGAAAAGGGTGGAGCGGCTTCAAGGGTTTTGTCTCAGGCAGGCGTAACTAAAGATGCCATTTTTAGTGTGCTGAAAGAGATACGAGGCACTCAGAGAATTACTGACGAAAATCCGGAAGAGAAATATGAAGCTTTGAAAAAATATGGCAGAGATTTGACTGAACTTGCCGCCAAAGGCAAACTTGACCCTGTAATAGGCAGAGATGACGAAATTAGAAGGGTGATGCAGGTTCTATCAAGAAGGACAAAAAACAATCCAGTCCTCATTGGTGAGCCCGGCGTAGGTAAAACTGCAATTGTGGAAGGACTTGCAAGAAGAATTGTTGAAGGTGATGTGCCTGAGGGGTTAAAAAATAAATCGCTTGTTGCGCTCGATATGGGAGCATTGATTGCAGGAGCGAAATATAGAGGTGAATTTGAAGACCGACTGAAGGCATTTTTGAATGAGATAACAGAATCAGAGGGGAAAATAATTCTC is a window encoding:
- a CDS encoding universal stress protein; this translates as MNILVIIFKLRWFHSFKINNLIYKGLKMFKNILIPLDRSPYSDICLKYAIWLAKQFKAKLFGQHVVDLVALEGPIVHDISGAMGFEPYVNLSDKMKEVLSSRGSEILEEFAEKCRDNGIPYETYLDTGIVSNEICSRAKTADIIVLAQKGLNAKFDKGLLGSISDAVIRKSQKPIFLTPAEYREIKRILLCFDGSNYASLAMQTAAEFAIAIGAEMHILTVGKDEDEGKKKLEEAKKYLDSYEIKAIFSFIEGNAHEVIVEFSEKEEIDLVFMGAYGHSRIIEMVLGSTTEYVLRNIKCPVIIRR